From the genome of Deltaproteobacteria bacterium:
CAGATGAAATGATACGGCAGTATATCAAAGAGCAACGCCAACCAACGTCAGCAAACGATCAGCCGAACTTGTTCGGCTCATAAAACCACCGAGCTTGCTCGGTGGTAGTTTATTCATACAATTGCATAATGTTGCCATATTCCCTGTGAAACTCGGGGTATATTTTTGCAAGCATGGAATAGTAACTTCTAATATATTCGAGCTTATCGAAAACGTGCTTCATCATATGCTTATGACAGCTGCCGCAGCTCCAGTAGTTCCATTTCTGCTGTACAGCGTAGGTCAAACATTCTTCATAAAATGGGCAGTCAGTATGTTTGTCGCCATGCTGCCTGCAGGGTTGCGGGACATTTTCCTGTAGCATCTTGCTCCCCTTGCTGGTCTTGGGCAACGCTATTATCCTCTATACCGAAGCTCTTGAAGACATTCGCTGTGGCTGAAGAAAGGCCTGTTAAAATTATCCTGTCCAAGGGTACGATCCGGTCTCTTATGACCCTCGCAAAAGTAGCAATGCCAAAGTATTCGAAATAGCTGACATTAGCCAGGTCCACTATCAAGTGGCCAGCCTCTGCTCTAGCCAGTTCGCGCTGCAGAGCATGATCCACCTCACAAGCACTGCTGGCGTCGAGTGATCCTTTAAGGTGAATGATCACTGTGCCGTTTCTCCTGACAATCCTTATATCCATACTTGCCAATGGCCTCCTACCTCTAGTTACCCCAAAAACGTTCGCTGTCCAAGCTGTCTATGCCACGGCCATTTTGGTCGGCTATTACAATTATTTTCCACCAAATGAGTGAAGTCTACAATCAGGGGATCTCTGATTTACTTCTTCGAAATTTCTGATTCTTGCAGATGGGAAATCCTTGTCCGGGCTGGGCTGGCAGCTGGGATGAGCGCCAATTCTTGCGCTCAGGGCTCGAGAGAGGTAAGTCCTTCCCGCACGGCATATTTTGTTAGCTCTGCAATGCTGTGCAGACCTAATTTTTCCATTATTCGACGACGATGCGTCTCCACTGTCTTTACACTCACATGCAAGCGGAAAGCAATTTGTTTGGTGGGAAGACCTTCGGCGAGAAGCTGGAGCACCTCACGCTCTCTTGCAGACAGATTTACCAAGGCGGCTGATCTTGGCAAAGGTGCGCGCCGTAGATAATCATCTATTACCTTGCCGGCAACATCCGGACTCACATAACAACGCCCCCTCGCTGCCGCATTTATGGCCAGCGTCAATTCCTCAAAGGCACAGTCTTTCAATAAAAAGGCCGAAGCTCCCGCCTCAAACATGCCGTAAATAAAGCGTTTATCCGAATGCATTGATAAAGCGATCACTTTCACCTCGGGAAGGAAGGAAATCATTTGGCGGGTGGCTTCTATGCCGTTTAGATCAGGCATACTAATATCCATGATGACCACATCCGGCTTTATCTCCTGCGCTAGCTGTACCGCCATTCTGCCGTTCTCAGCCTCTGCCACAACCTCCATCCCGGAATGCGCTTCAATCAGGGAACGAAGACCTTGCCGCATGATCTGGTGATCATCAGCAATGAGAATTCTGACACTCATGTTGTCTCCTTGGTAACTTGCTGGCCATGTTCCACATTATTTGCTGCACCCAGGTGGTGGTTTTCTTTCCCGCCAATGTTCTTAACCATTATGTACAGCAGTCCCACTAAGAGGTAAAGATCACCTCATCGGTTGAGGTTCTTCACTTTCCAATGGTGCTTGCAGAGTGATAAATGTGCCTTTGGAAGGCTCCGATGAGATAGCAAAACAGCCGCCTAGGTGGCGAAGACGCTCTTTGATACTGAATAGGCCAAATTTGTCTGCCCAGCTATCATCGCTGGTGATATCAGAAATCTCGAAGCCGATGCCGTCGTCTTCCAATTCTATGCACACTTGATCGCCATCTCTGTAGACAGATAATCGTGCCCTGCTGGCCTGCGAGTGTTTTACCACATTGACCAAACACTCACGGGCTGCACGGAACAGGAGCACTGCCACGTCTTGGCGGAGCGGCTTGATCTGTTTGTCGTTCGAATACTCTAGACGAATGCCACCAAGTTTCTCCATCTGTTCACACAATGCTTCCAGGGCGGCTTCCAGGCCAAATTCATAGAGTACTGGCGGGCTCAGTTCAAATACTAGAGAGCGGGTCTGTTGGATGGCTGTCCTGATAAGATCTCTGATATTGTCAATAACTGCCAGGTCTTTCGAGGCGGAAGGAATAGTGAGGATCGTATCCAATTTCAATTTGGCGATTGCCAGGAGCTGACCCACAGAGTCGTGCAAGTCGGTTGCCAACCGTCGGCGTTCACGTTCCTCGGTGAGAAGTAATTCCGAACCGAGAGAACGGAGTTGCTCCTGATAGGTGTGGAGCTTCTCACGTGCCTTCAAGTAATCAGTAATATCTTCCACCATTTCTATCGCTGCCGAAATCTTCCCTGCCTTATCTTTTATGGGAGAAGCTATTATTCGGTAATTTCTTGTTTCTGTGCCGGCCGGAGTTTCAGTGATGGCGTGATGCACTAGGCCGTCCTGTAGAGTCTTGATAGTCGGACAGTATGCACACACTTCTTCTTTAGGTGGATTGTTGAACACCCGATAACACAATGGCTTCTTCAAAACATCTATGGAGGGAAACCATTTCCTCATTTGGGCATTCAAGGTCAATATCTCCATATTCTTGCTGATAAGCGCTACTCCAATGCCGACATTATCGATAAGAGTTCTGTAGCGTTCTTCTGATTCACTGAGTTTCTCCTTAGTTAGTCTTTGTACGGTTACATCATTGCCAATGCCAAGAATACAAGGCTCACCACTCACGTCGATTCTCTCTGCGGAGTAATTTATCCACCGCACCCTGCCGGATTTGCTTACAAACCTTTGTTCAACGTTGCGAACGGGCTTCCCTCTCTCGAGCCTTTCAATGAGCCGTTTTCGTGCAAAGGGTTCGGACCAGATGTTAAGGTCCCAAATGCTGCGGCCTACAACCTCTTTTTTTGTGAACTCGAATACCTGGAGAAATGCCTTGTTCACGTCAACCACGGTTCCACCCCTCATTCGTGTTATTGCCATGGGGAAGGGACTGGCGTGAAAGGCTTTTGCAAAGATCTCTTCTGCCCGTTTCTGATCGCTTATATCCCGTACAATCGAAAGAATGGTCGGTTTCCCTTTATAGGAGAAGAGATGGGAACTGATTTCCACCGGGAATCTGTCTCCCTCCCTGGTGACGTGGACAGTTTCAAAGATCTTCTGTTTTTCGGACATGAGGCGAATGATTCGCTTACGGACATCTGCTGCCTTTTCTGTAGTGCTGAGGTCCGCCGGTGTAAGCTGTAGCAGTTCCTCTCTGGTGTAGCCGTACCGTTCGCAGGCCGCATCATTTACTTCGACAAAAGTGCCCTGTGTACCATCGTCTGCGGGTTGATGCACAAATACTGCATCATTGCTGCTGTGAAAGAACAATTTATATCGCTCCACAGTCTCCTGCAGTTCAATGAGTTTTCGCGCCTGCTCTCTTTCTCTTTTTTCCAAAGCAGCGAGCCGTCGCCCCAGTTTTTGCTTATCTAATACAAGTTGTTTCATATTGTTTCTGCAATCTGCCATTCATTTGTTCCTTACTTGCGAAACAAATTCAGCCCGATGATTAAAGTTGACATAAGTTCTGGCCTCCATTCGTTGTAAGACGACGACAGAAATATTGCGATTAGTAAGCACTATCGTTCCATTGTATAGCGCCAGGAAATCAACCGCAGTCTAAGCACTCGAAGCAGATGTGATAACGCTATGCAAGATGTCGCCGTTAGTGTCATAGCTTAGCACAAAGGTTATCAATCAGTACGACGGGAATTGGTTCGCCAAGGGGGAAAGTGAAAATCCGCGAGTAAAAATACAGTTCGGCCTCCAGGGCCTGCTTGATTGTTTCGGCGCGCCGAAAGCCGTGCTGCTCTCCAGGGAAGGGTATGTAGGCCACCGGCAGTCCTTTTGATCTGACAGCTGCAGCCATCATTTCAGACTGATTCGGCGGAACCACCTCGTCTTCCAACCCTTGAAACAGTATGAGTGGACAGGAGATTTGTTCGACAAAGTGTATTGGCGACCGCTGTCGGTAGAGATCCTGCTGTTCAGCATAGGGTCCCACAAGGCGATCCAGGTAGTGGGACTCGAATTTGTGAGTGTCTTCCACAAGAGCCTGCAGATCGCTCACCCCATAATAGCTGGCAGCCGCCTTGAACAGGTTATGAAAGGTGATAGCACACAGTGTAGTGTACCCTCCAGCACTGCTTCCCCGAATTGCCAGGCGGTCTCCGTCCACCCTGTTCTCCTGCACCAGGTGGCGCGCTCCAGCCAGACAATCCTGCACATCCACAATGCCCCACTTGCCATTGAGCAATTGCCGATAGGCCCGACCGTAGCCGCTGCTGCCGCCATAGTTCACGTCTAACACCGCAATGCCCCTGCTGGTCCAATATTGAATTCGCAGGGACAGGGTGGTTGTTGCCGCAGAGGTGGGGCCCCCGTGACTCTGCACCAGCAGAGGCGGCAGCTCTCCAGCAGGAGCGCTGTAGACGGGATTCTTGGGTGGATAATAGAAAGCAAAGGCAGTACGCTTGTCTTCGCTGGGAAATTCTATTGGTTCGGGTGTAGATATATAAGAAGGATCTATGGTCGACTCTACTGAACGTTTCAGGACTGTGAACTCCCGAGTCTCCAGATCGAGCCTGACAACTGAAGCAGGTTCATGAGGGGAGCCGCCAATAAAGAGGAGATGGTCCGCGTTTGCTTTGAGGTTCCTGATGTCTGTATACGGGCAGGCAATATCCTGCAGTGTTCCTGAGAGGGTGTCCAGGCTGGCAAGGTACCACACTCCGCCCTTACAGTAGGTACACAGGATCAACCTGGAACTGGCAAAGCTATAGGTGGACATGCCAAAGAGCCACTGCGGGTGGGCAAACTCGGCCTCCACGGGGCAGAGCGCTTCAACAGCATTGCGGTAGCGATATAGATTCCACCAGCCAGTGCGATCTGAAATAAAGTGGAGTATGCCATCCGGAGACCATTCTGGTTGCACTATGGATTCGCTCTCCCCTCCCGCAATCAATCTAGGGGCAGACACGGTCCCGTCAGAGCGAATTTCTCCTAGCCACAGTTCGGTGCCGTCCCATGGCATAGATGGATGATTCCAGCTGAGCCAGGCCAGGTGTGAGCCGTCCGGACTGAGACGTGGAGACGAATAAAAGTCATTGCCTGCTGCCAGCAGTTGCTCTTCGCCATCAGTCGTCAGAGAAACCGCCACCAGCGAGTTCACCGGCTCGCTGGTCTCGCCTCCATGATCCTCGCCCACCAGGATTAAACGCTGGCGCCTGTGGTCCCACTCTCCATCCGCATACCGTCTGGACGGCGAAGTATTGAGTTGTCGAGGCTCATGGGAAACCTTGTGGTGGTAGAGCCGCTGGTCACTGAAATTCACAAAGCAGACGGCCTCATTGTTTACCACAAAGTCGCCGCCGCCGTATTCGTGGACGCGGGTCCTCACGTTAAAGGAAGCTGCGGTAATACAGTGGCATTCTCCCCCTGGCTGCCAGCGCATAATTACACTGCGTCCGCCCTCTGCCGGCCGACTTTCGGTCCAGTAAACATCCTGCCCATCCAGGGCGACCTGGCCGAGTTTCACTGCTCCCCTGGCCACCTTTTCTGCGCTGATTGGAGATCTCCATGATCCGTAGGGAGCAACTTTTTCAGTGCTTGCCACAATATTCCTCCAGCTATTTTCGCTGCATATATTTCCTCTGCCAAGCCATATACTCTGGTATCATTCAATCTTCACTTTGACAACCCGCTTCTTTTCCCTCTTTTCCAATTCAGATATTCTTTTGTCTATGAGCGACTTGAAAGCGCGCAGGACTTCCACTCTGGCTTTCTGCAGATGATCGAAAAACTCATGGTATTGCGACCTCTTTTCGTGAAAGATTTTTTGTGACAGACAGAAGGGGCAGCTACAGCTGTCGCCCTTTTTCCTGCTGTCGTTTTTCTGTTCATTCTGGCGTTTCGGCATGCTCACCTCCAAATTCCACCACCAGGTGCTGCCCCTCCAGGCGAGCACTTCGCGGTTCTTGCAGGACAAAAATCCTGGGGAGTACAATGTTTTTTTTGAAGTTGCCGATCTTGATAATGAGTTCGTCACCGATTTTCGTCAGGTCGATTTCTCTTTTCTCCACAAAGGGAAGAAGCAGTTTTATGAAGCTGCTGCCGTCCTCTTTGACAAACTCATATGGGCGCTGCTGCGAGTAGATCTCCGTAGGGTCCTGGCTGCCATAGAGACCACGGCCGAATTCATACAGCTGATCGTAGCCCAGAATCTCACTGCGATACTGGGGGGCCTTGAATATGGGCAGTGGTCGAAAATATGATTCTGCCGTCTTTAAATACTGTTCTTGACTCCTTGCTGCCGCCTCGAGAAAATCACTATCCAAGTCAGCGGGAAGAAGACGGTTCACTATTATGCCATCGATCAGCAGCCGATGCAGACTGAAAAACATGAAGGCCCTTTGTGTTTCACGAAGCACCATTTTTTCAGCGTTGGTCACCAGACGCACCGAGGTGGTGTTGTCGCTGGTGAGCAGCCGGTCAACGCCCTGAAGACGATTGAACAACCTCTCAATATTGGCAAAATAATCATCTTCCGGCAGAGGAACATCAGCAAATCTGCGAGCAAAGGGCCTCATGTAGCTGGCAAGTTTTCTTTCCAGGCGAAACACCTTTTTCATGTACCACTCCAGGGCCGTTGGCATGCTGACGAAGCGGATAGATTCAGCGGTGGGGGCGCAATCCAGGATAATGACATCATAGAGCTCGTCACGGGCGTAGCGGTTGATGTAAAGCAGTGCGCTCAACTCCTCCATACCGGGCAAAACCGCAAGCTCCTCTGCCAACACGTCTTCGATGCCAGAGGTATTGAGCAGCATAGCCAGATAACTATGCACTTCTCCCCAGTGCTTGCTGATCTCCTCATGAACATCCAGTTCCTGCAGCCAGAGATTTTCTGCGGCTGCAATGGGCTGGCCCCGATTCTTGTCCATCAGGGTGAGATCCATGTCAAAGGCATCGCAGAGACTGTGGGCCGGGTCGAGCGACATGACCAGAGTTCTCAAGCCTCTGGTGGCCGTAATGATGCCCGTGGCAGCCGCCACACATGTTTTGCCCACGCCGCCTTTGCCAGCGTAAAGAAGTATCCTCATTTTCAAGAGCCTTGAAAATCGACCGGTTATAGTGAGCTAAAGCAAGCTATTTCTCAGAGCGACTCATGTCGCCGTTAGAGAACCGCTCCTACGAAAGATTAGTCTTTTTGAAACGATTATTTGTAGGAAAGGCTCTCTAGCCACGACCAGAAAGATTGGACCTCTTTCGCTTTGCTCACGGTTGAAAACCTATCGAAAAAAACGATTGACGGTAAATGGCCATCTTATCGGATCGCCGTTAGAGAACCGCTCCTAGAGATGGTTCAAATACCTCCATCCCTCATCTTCACAGCTTGCATCATCATCAGCCATTATATCATCAATAATCTGCAGCCGAACTATGCTCGCATACCTGAGCAGTCTTTGTAATTCATAATACCACACTGCTGTTCTACACTCTATGAGTCTGTGACAAACGGGAAGGCCTCATTGGTAGGTCAAATGTGGAAAAACTCTCTGGCATTGACAGCCGTTTCACGGCTGACAGTTTCTAGATCAATCCTCTTGATTCGACTCAACTCCTGCAAAGTGAGAAGGAGATCAGCCGGCTCTGCAGGCTTTCCCTGGTAGACCACTGGCGAATCAGTCTCCACCAGGATTCGGTTGAGAGGTGCCATGTGCATGGCTGCTTGCTGTGGTTCACTGTAAACAAGAGCCGGAGTTGCAGAAATGTAATAGCCATCCTCCAGGATTTTCTCCAGCACCTCCAGTGGTCCGCTGTACCAGTGGAAAACAGCCTGTTCGATGCCAG
Proteins encoded in this window:
- a CDS encoding S9 family peptidase; the encoded protein is MASTEKVAPYGSWRSPISAEKVARGAVKLGQVALDGQDVYWTESRPAEGGRSVIMRWQPGGECHCITAASFNVRTRVHEYGGGDFVVNNEAVCFVNFSDQRLYHHKVSHEPRQLNTSPSRRYADGEWDHRRQRLILVGEDHGGETSEPVNSLVAVSLTTDGEEQLLAAGNDFYSSPRLSPDGSHLAWLSWNHPSMPWDGTELWLGEIRSDGTVSAPRLIAGGESESIVQPEWSPDGILHFISDRTGWWNLYRYRNAVEALCPVEAEFAHPQWLFGMSTYSFASSRLILCTYCKGGVWYLASLDTLSGTLQDIACPYTDIRNLKANADHLLFIGGSPHEPASVVRLDLETREFTVLKRSVESTIDPSYISTPEPIEFPSEDKRTAFAFYYPPKNPVYSAPAGELPPLLVQSHGGPTSAATTTLSLRIQYWTSRGIAVLDVNYGGSSGYGRAYRQLLNGKWGIVDVQDCLAGARHLVQENRVDGDRLAIRGSSAGGYTTLCAITFHNLFKAAASYYGVSDLQALVEDTHKFESHYLDRLVGPYAEQQDLYRQRSPIHFVEQISCPLILFQGLEDEVVPPNQSEMMAAAVRSKGLPVAYIPFPGEQHGFRRAETIKQALEAELYFYSRIFTFPLGEPIPVVLIDNLCAKL
- a CDS encoding STAS domain-containing protein; its protein translation is MDIRIVRRNGTVIIHLKGSLDASSACEVDHALQRELARAEAGHLIVDLANVSYFEYFGIATFARVIRDRIVPLDRIILTGLSSATANVFKSFGIEDNSVAQDQQGEQDATGKCPATLQAAWRQTY
- a CDS encoding response regulator transcription factor, whose protein sequence is MSVRILIADDHQIMRQGLRSLIEAHSGMEVVAEAENGRMAVQLAQEIKPDVVIMDISMPDLNGIEATRQMISFLPEVKVIALSMHSDKRFIYGMFEAGASAFLLKDCAFEELTLAINAAARGRCYVSPDVAGKVIDDYLRRAPLPRSAALVNLSAREREVLQLLAEGLPTKQIAFRLHVSVKTVETHRRRIMEKLGLHSIAELTKYAVREGLTSLEP
- a CDS encoding ArsA family ATPase, producing the protein MRILLYAGKGGVGKTCVAAATGIITATRGLRTLVMSLDPAHSLCDAFDMDLTLMDKNRGQPIAAAENLWLQELDVHEEISKHWGEVHSYLAMLLNTSGIEDVLAEELAVLPGMEELSALLYINRYARDELYDVIILDCAPTAESIRFVSMPTALEWYMKKVFRLERKLASYMRPFARRFADVPLPEDDYFANIERLFNRLQGVDRLLTSDNTTSVRLVTNAEKMVLRETQRAFMFFSLHRLLIDGIIVNRLLPADLDSDFLEAAARSQEQYLKTAESYFRPLPIFKAPQYRSEILGYDQLYEFGRGLYGSQDPTEIYSQQRPYEFVKEDGSSFIKLLLPFVEKREIDLTKIGDELIIKIGNFKKNIVLPRIFVLQEPRSARLEGQHLVVEFGGEHAETPE
- a CDS encoding PAS domain S-box protein; this translates as MKQLVLDKQKLGRRLAALEKREREQARKLIELQETVERYKLFFHSSNDAVFVHQPADDGTQGTFVEVNDAACERYGYTREELLQLTPADLSTTEKAADVRKRIIRLMSEKQKIFETVHVTREGDRFPVEISSHLFSYKGKPTILSIVRDISDQKRAEEIFAKAFHASPFPMAITRMRGGTVVDVNKAFLQVFEFTKKEVVGRSIWDLNIWSEPFARKRLIERLERGKPVRNVEQRFVSKSGRVRWINYSAERIDVSGEPCILGIGNDVTVQRLTKEKLSESEERYRTLIDNVGIGVALISKNMEILTLNAQMRKWFPSIDVLKKPLCYRVFNNPPKEEVCAYCPTIKTLQDGLVHHAITETPAGTETRNYRIIASPIKDKAGKISAAIEMVEDITDYLKAREKLHTYQEQLRSLGSELLLTEERERRRLATDLHDSVGQLLAIAKLKLDTILTIPSASKDLAVIDNIRDLIRTAIQQTRSLVFELSPPVLYEFGLEAALEALCEQMEKLGGIRLEYSNDKQIKPLRQDVAVLLFRAARECLVNVVKHSQASRARLSVYRDGDQVCIELEDDGIGFEISDITSDDSWADKFGLFSIKERLRHLGGCFAISSEPSKGTFITLQAPLESEEPQPMR